ACGCCATACTGATGAGGTCAAGAGTCAGTGAGGTACTGTAGCTAGTAATTGATTAacaatatttttttcttctgttcagTGAAACTGTTAATATATGTATTTGGTTGTCTTTTTtgagtgtatttatgtattaattttttatttttcaataACGGGAGATGAAATTGCCGAAGATAATTTATTGCTAACTTGAATAATACAACATAGCTGGATAGCATAGTACTGGATAGTGTTTCTCGTCGGTTGTATTTCAACGATACAATCAACCCCACTTATGGGCATCTTAGCTAACTAGCTGTGTGTTtattagctggctagctaactagccagTCTGTCTCGTATTATCAGAAGGTTGTGTTTTTTCATGTGAGAACTCGTATATCTGTGTCACATATTCATTGTAAAAGTACGTTATTTTATCTTGTCACTGGTGTTTGTTTACCTCTGTTAAGTTTCGTCCACGTCTACTCCTAGCTACCGCTTAGCTAACTAGCTGTGGTGTAGGAAGGGGTACGCTAGCTAGTAGCGCTTAAACAAAAGTGTTGCCAGCTAGCCACCTGTCATATATCTCAAAAGTGCTGGCTAATATGAAGCTGTACTCGTTTTCGTAGATGCCAGTACCGGTGCACGTTTCAACTGTTCTTATTTGAGTATAAGACGTTTGTTGaaccgttagctagctagtaacgTAACGTGAAGAACGGTGGCTACAGTGCCGTGCAGGTTTTGGGGATGGCGGGTACAGGTACCTCAGCCGATGGGAACACCCAAGACCTAGATATCTACGATGACAATTTCAACCACAACGGAGAGGTGAGATGGATTTGCATTGTTCTGGAGAGATATGTGCTAGGTACAGTAGGACTTATTAATGTACCAAAGCATTGTACAAGCTTTAACATCCTGATTACAAGCGTTGCACCCTGAAGAATCAAAATGTAACCGAGTTGTATAATTGGTTAAACTCACACTTTAGTCTAAATATCGCCCTCCCGCGCTATCAAAATGCTAACATTTCGGTGGCGTTGCTGGGCAAAGCGGTGTTTATTGAGGTGGCCGTTGCGTTCGTTAAGGACCCGAGTTAGAACCCCGGGCACCCCAGTGCAGTCAGGTTCTGGAGGAAGCCATACTACCGTGCAACGCGACTACAAATGTTGACACTAACCTTTCGGTGTACTGCCATAGACTAACAAGGATATCGTTTCAAAATAGGATAACCCATGATAATATAATTCCAATGATCATTTTTTTCCGTAGGATGAGATGAATGATCTTTATGACGATGTCCTCACGGGTTCTGTGAGTCGGGAGAGACTTCCTAATGAGACCGTCCCTTCCAAGAAAGACAACAGGCCAACGAAGGAGGAAGTTAGCGCAACATCAATTCTGAACACTCGCAGTGCTGCACCAACCAAAAGACTGGCAGTCTATGTAGGCAACTTCTCCTGGGTAAGTGTAGCGTGtttattcacacacacctaaactcaCTCAAATCAGTGTACTCATTAAATTCTAGATAGCCCATTGTAGAAGGCAATTACCGACTCCTTCCTCTCAATAACTTACTCAGACCAATCCTCTTACACCCTTGCCATCCTCATTCCCtatttcctcctcctgtctcctcagtgGACCTCAGATACAGATTTGACTACCATGGCCCAGACTCTGGGGGTCAAGGACATTGTCGAGATCAAATTTGCAGAGAACAGAGCCAATGGCCAGTCTAGAGGGTGAGATAGAAAAACCCTAGTCTAATCCCCTCCCATAGTGTTTTTAGTTATCCCTCATTTCACTTTCTTGTCCTCTCTCGCCTTtttgttcttttctctcttttcggTGCCATAGATATGCTGAGGTTGTGGTGGCCACAGAAGAGTCATTGCAGAAATTGCTGGAGGCGCTACCCTACTGTCAAATGAATGGGGAGAAGGTGGACTGTCGCTTTGCCACTCGACAGAATCTTGCTGTGTTCGAGGCCATGGCCAACAAACGTAAGCCTCCACTTGGCAATGTCAACCCAGTAGAATGTAAAACTGTTCTCGGATTTGACCCCGATGTGGAATGCCGCTAGCTGATGCTCTTTTTAATGAAAGTATGCGTGTATCCACAGGTGTGCCCCAGCGGGCTAACTCGAAGGAGTCCACAGATTCGACAGATAAACATCCTTCCGTGCCGTCTCTGGAGCCCAACTCCATCCCTCACatacctcctcccccacaccaccTCCCCAACAGGCCCCCTCCGCTGTCCGTTCCCTTCTTCAGCCGGCCTCCTccactctttcccctcctcccaccacacaTCCCACCTCCCAGCATGCCCCACTTgttccccccaccacccctccacctgcaCAGCCAgccgcccccctccagcctccatctGAACCCAGCCTTCTTTCCTCC
The window above is part of the Osmerus mordax isolate fOsmMor3 chromosome 13, fOsmMor3.pri, whole genome shotgun sequence genome. Proteins encoded here:
- the LOC136955772 gene encoding cleavage and polyadenylation specificity factor subunit 7-like, whose translation is MAGTGTSADGNTQDLDIYDDNFNHNGEDEMNDLYDDVLTGSVSRERLPNETVPSKKDNRPTKEEVSATSILNTRSAAPTKRLAVYVGNFSWWTSDTDLTTMAQTLGVKDIVEIKFAENRANGQSRGYAEVVVATEESLQKLLEALPYCQMNGEKVDCRFATRQNLAVFEAMANKRVPQRANSKESTDSTDKHPSVPSLEPNSIPHIPPPPHHLPNRPPPLSVPFFSRPPPLFPLLPPHIPPPSMPHLFPPPPLHLHSQPPPSSLHLNPAFFPPAHDSYSTTSAYSRLNRDSDAPTPLVPDGEFEELMNRNRAIASSAITKAVSGATAGDLRVAMETLLTAIAVIKQSRVFGDERCQTLVTSLKDCLVSIQANFGTRKRHRSRERERDRDRERDRERERDRDREDFYSQGWESAGMSRRHRERSSSGERDRERLRERDRHRDHRERHR